One Actinoplanes missouriensis 431 DNA segment encodes these proteins:
- a CDS encoding prolyl oligopeptidase family serine peptidase — translation MPISRRTALAAGLGAGIGAGIGAGLGVSASASPVPDDAGFDLFAETLDGGEQVTAVILRTARLGGVDPASVNPGTFTVHARATSPFPALGVYDVDRTVTAARLDRRGNIVLELAHGEGQVGGGTLGYVLSRGRNVRLDLVYTITQNTPLVLRGGRPVTFPGFTQGRLLNPEVDAFGYHESASGMKYRLYAPRGRGRRPLVVWLHGGGEGASLPDGYYDNETTLRANRGALGFATREAQQIFDDAYVVAPQSFSYWMEDGDRFAPLIREVIRDVARRHPVDPRRIHVVGCSNGGYMSMKMTVAYPSLFASSIPICGIVTGLISDAELAGIRTPSWLVTSLDDDTVGPQPNTVHAAEVIPGARVTLYDHVIRDGHQFPGHWSWIYVARNDRHYWQWMAGQRRRTR, via the coding sequence ATGCCGATCAGTCGTCGCACCGCGCTCGCCGCCGGCCTCGGAGCAGGGATCGGGGCCGGAATCGGCGCCGGCCTGGGTGTTTCTGCGAGCGCGTCGCCCGTACCCGATGATGCGGGTTTTGATCTTTTCGCGGAAACGCTGGACGGCGGTGAGCAGGTCACCGCGGTCATCCTGCGGACCGCCCGGCTCGGCGGCGTCGACCCGGCGAGCGTCAATCCCGGCACGTTCACCGTGCACGCCCGTGCCACCAGCCCGTTTCCGGCGCTCGGCGTGTACGACGTGGACCGCACGGTCACCGCGGCCCGCCTCGACCGGCGCGGCAACATCGTCCTGGAGCTGGCCCACGGGGAGGGGCAGGTCGGCGGCGGCACGCTCGGGTACGTCCTGAGCCGGGGGCGCAATGTCCGGCTCGACCTCGTCTACACCATCACGCAGAACACGCCTCTTGTGCTCCGCGGCGGGCGTCCGGTGACATTCCCGGGGTTCACGCAGGGCCGGTTGCTGAATCCGGAGGTCGACGCGTTCGGCTACCACGAATCCGCATCCGGGATGAAATATCGCCTGTATGCCCCGCGCGGCCGGGGCCGGCGCCCGCTCGTCGTCTGGCTGCACGGCGGCGGCGAGGGCGCGTCCCTGCCGGACGGCTACTACGACAACGAGACCACGCTGCGCGCCAACCGGGGCGCGCTCGGCTTCGCCACGCGAGAGGCCCAGCAGATCTTCGACGACGCGTACGTGGTGGCGCCGCAGAGCTTCTCGTACTGGATGGAGGACGGCGACCGGTTCGCGCCGCTGATCCGCGAGGTGATCCGCGACGTGGCCCGCCGGCATCCGGTCGACCCGCGCCGGATCCACGTGGTGGGCTGCAGCAACGGCGGGTACATGTCGATGAAGATGACGGTGGCGTACCCGTCGCTCTTCGCCTCCTCGATCCCGATCTGCGGCATCGTCACCGGGCTGATCTCCGACGCTGAGCTGGCCGGCATCCGCACGCCGTCCTGGCTCGTCACCTCGCTCGACGACGACACCGTCGGGCCCCAGCCGAACACCGTGCACGCCGCCGAGGTGATCCCGGGCGCGCGGGTGACGCTCTACGACCACGTGATCCGGGACGGTCACCAGTTCCCCGGCCACTGGTCGTGGATCTACGTGGCCCGCAACGACCGCCACTACTGGCAGTGGATGGCCGGCCAGCGCAGAAGAACAAGGTGA